ATTGATCGGGGGGATGTTGGCGCAGATCGTTCCGGCCCAGTTCGGAACGCATGCGCCACGGGGTGATGGGCCGGCTGTTCAGGCCGACCCTCGGAAAGCGGATGGCGGAGGTCGTCGACGCGTTCGGAACTGAAACGTCTATCATCCTTTGAGCTCGGTGGAGCTCTTGGTGATGTTCATGAACATCAGGGCTATTGCAGATGCGGCAGCAACAAACGCCGCAGTCCATCTGAGGGTGGAGACGGCAAAGGCGGCGTCGAGCCGCCAGCTTGTGGGTGCCGGCTCGGTCGAGGCAAGCGGTACCACGTCAGGAAAGTACCAATTGCAGAATAGAGCGAGCACGACCGCGAGGATCGCACTACCGACAAAGACGAAGGTTAATCGCCGCTTCATGGAACTTCTCCTGTCAATGGGAGAATGTTGCCAGACCTGACGGCATCGACCAATTCAGGAGTTTCCCTTAGGCGACGTACCGCTCGCCCGGTTCGTTGGGGTCGCCAGCAAGCGGGAAGTACTGCGCTCAAGCGTGGTGGAGGGCGTGCCGGAAGCGTCTACAATATCCCAATCGATCATGCCGGTTTCAATGCTGTCTTGGATCAGGACTACATCGGACGTCGCGTCCGACGCGTCGTTTTGTCGCGATGCCACGCGGTGCAGCCGCGTGGCGCGCCCGGCGGTCAAGAAAATGCCCCGAAAGTCAACTTTCGCGTCGCGAGCAACGGCTTTCGCGGCATCACGCTCCTCCGGTTTCAGGAAGGCCGCATCGAGTATTACTGAAACTCCCTGGCCTAATGTATGCGCGGCACGATCGAGCATGGCCTGGTAGACGCGGTCTGATGCGTCGGGAGTGTAGGTCTCCGGCGCTAACGTGGCGTGCTCGGCGACGTGAGAGAGCTGCTTGCGAATGACATCCGATCGCAGAACCAGGGCGCCGGGGGGCGGCGCGATCAGGTGCGCCATGTCGCGCGCCAGCACGCTCTTGCCGGTACCGGACTTCCCGCCGACTGCAACGAGGCGACGCGGCTCCGGTTCAATCAGCCGGCGTGCAAGCTCGAAATAGCGTCTCGCTTGGGCGGCGATCGCTTGATCGAGCTGGTGTTGCCGTGCCTTGGTGAAGAGCACATTGGCCCGGATCGCTGCGCGCATTGATAGGAACAGCGGCAGTAAACACAACGCCCCCGATTGCGTGTCCCAGGCGGTCTGCATGTAGCCATTGAACAGCCTGTTGGCCATGGTCTCCCGTCCGAAGTGCAGCAGGTCCATCAGTGGAAATGCGAGGTCGTAGAGGACGTCGGTCGTCGCGATATCGGGGTCGAACTCGATCGCATCGAACAGAACGGGCTCGCCGTCGAGCAGGACGATGTTGCCGAGATGTGCATCGCCGTGACAATGCCGGACCTGCCCAGCTGCGGCGCGGAGGCGCAGGGGCTCAAGATTCCGAGCGAGCGATAGATGGCTCAGTTCGTGCAATCTATCGATTTCCTCCCGCGGCAGAGCTGGCTCGGCGCGAAACTGCTCGGTGTTGCGATCAATGATGATGGGAAGTGACTTAAGCCAGTGCGATCCATCGCTCCCAATCAGTTCTCGATGGGATTCGAGGAGGATGGCGGCCAGTCTCTCGCCAAGCTCCGGCCGGATTGCATCCCGCTCGGCGAGATGATCGAGTGTCTCGTTTTCGTCGAAGCGGGCCATTTCGACGGCCCATTCGACGACTGGTCCGGGCCCCCCGACCGCAAGCCCATCGCGCCCGCGCGTGATCGGAATCACCCTGCGATAGATGGCGGGAGCGTGGCGCTTGTTGATGGCAATCTCATCCTCGCAAGCGCGCCGCCGCTTCTCCAACGTCGAGAAGTCGAGATAGGGCAGCTTGACCGCTCGCTTGATCTTCAGGACGCGCGAAGGTTCGAGAAAGACGATCGAACAATGGGTGTCGATCCGCTTTATCGGGGCGTTCGGCTCGCCAGATCTGGCCAGGAACGACAATACGGCGGCCTGGCCGGTCTCGCCTGTGGCAGTCTCGGTTGATGATGTCGGCGTCATCATGGCTTCAAGACAGCCGCGCCGACGAGCTTGCCGTCCCGCAAGCGCGCAAGTGCTTCATTCGCCTGGTCCAGGGGAAAGATGGTGACGTGCGTCCGGATTCCAGCCCTTGCCGCTGTCTTAAGAAAGCCGACGCCATCTTGTCGCGTCAGGTTGGCAACGGAAACGATCTGCCGTTCACTCCAAAGGATGTCGTAGGGAAAGCTCGGAATATCCGACATGTGAATGCCGGCACAGACCACGCGTCCACCTTTGCGCAGCGTACGCAGCGCGAGTGGAACAAGCGGGCCGATGGGTGCGTAGATGATTGCGGCGTCCAGTTCATCCGGCGGCCGGTCTTCCGAGGCGCCGGCCCAGCAAGCGCCGAGCGACAATGCCAGGCGCTGGGCCTCGGTGTCGCCCGCGCGGGTGAAAGCATACACTTCGCGCCCTTGCCAGCGCGCCACCTGCGCGACGATATGTCCCGCCGCGCCAAAACCGTAGATGCCGAGCTTGCGGCCGTCGCCAGCCATCACCAGGGAGCGCCAGCCGATCAGGCCGGCGCACAGCAGAGGTGCCAGCTCCGCATCCTCGCCGTCTTCGCCGAGCGGAAAGCAGTAACGCGCGTCTGCCACCAGGTGCGTGGCAAAGCCGCCGTCCCGCGTGTAGCCGGTGAACAGGGGAGCGTCGCAGAGGTTTTCCTTACCCTCCCGGCAATAGGGACAATGCCCGCAGGTGGATCCGAGCCAGGGAACGCCGACGCGTGCACCGAGATGCAGGCCGTCCACGCCTTCACCGATCGCGTCGATACGGCCAACCACCTCATGGCCTGGAACGATCGGATAGGCGATGTCGGGCAGTTCTCCGTCGACGACATGCAGGTCGGTGCGGCAAACGCCACACGCATTGATCTTGACGCGCACCTCGCCCAGGCCGGGAATCGGATCGGGCCGCTCGGTATATTGCAGCCGCGCGCCGCGCGCGGGCAGAATCATGGCGTGCATGACGGAACTCGCTTGGGTTTGTGCCTCTCCTTTGATCACATGACATTGGTCCGGTTTTGATCCTGGTCAACGGCCGGGTGACTGTTCCTGACTAGCTTTTGCTTCACGAGCGACATGTAAACAGGAGGTCGCCAAAGGCGTGCTCAAGGTCACCGCCAAGAAGCCGGCTCCCAAGCAGAGCAGGCAGATCGACATCAAGACGGCGGCGTAGCCGCCTTGCGGAACGCGTCGCTCGTCAGGCAGCGACGTGTCCGCGAGACAACCATACAAAGGGGATCAGCCATGTACGAGTTTCTTCAGGAGACCGTTGCGAGCAACATGACGAGATCGGTACGAAGCGTCGCTCCCGAAATGACGGTCGGCGACTTGTACCGGTTGTTCGCGAAAAACGACTATGACGCCTATCCCGTGCTCCGCGACGATGTCGTGGTCGGGTTCGTCACGAAGCTGGACGCCCTGAAGGTGTTTGCCTGTCCGGTAGATCACATGCTGCCACGTTACGACGATCGCATGGGAACGACGGTCGACGAGATCATGTCGTCCGATGTGATCGCGGTCGAGCCGGATACAAATCTGCAGCGCGTCCTGCAACTGATGGTCGCGCACCGGCTCAAGAGCCTGCCGGTGATCGACAAGTATCACCACCTGGTCGGGATTATTGCTCGCGAGGATGTCATGCGGGCTCTGGCGCGCTGCACGAAGCGGCAGGCGCCTCCGCTCGTTCCCTGCGAGACTGTCCGATGTCTACGTTTGGTTTAGATCGGGTTCTTTCGCCTCGATCGGTCGCGCTTGTCGGCGGCAGTTCGCGTCCGTCTTCGCTCGGCCTGGCGGTACTCACGAACCTCAAGGCATGCGGTTTTGCCGGCCGCATCGCCGTGGTCAATCCGAACTACACTGCGATCGACGGCGAGATTACGTCCCCGGATCTCAAGTCACTTCCATTCGTTCCGGACCTCGTTGCGATCACGGCACCTGCGGCCGCGATTCCCGGAATCATCTCGGACGCTGCCGCGGTCGGTGTCGCCGGTGCGGTGATCCTGTCCGCCGGCCTCGGGCATGGTGCCGGCTCGCTAGCCGAGACGGTCGCACAGACGGCGCGCCGGCACGGCATGCGCCTGATCGGGCCGAACTGCCTCGGCGTCATGGTGCCGCGCGCGAAGCTCAATGCAAGCTTTGCCGCGCATCAGCCCGCCGAAGGGCGTCTTGCCCTGATCTCGCAGTCCGGGGCCGTCGCTGCCGCGATGATCGAATGGGCGGCAGAGCGGCGGCTCGGCTTCTCAGGCATTGCGTCGATCGGAGACCAGCTCGACGTCGATGTCGCCGATCTGCTCGACTATTTCGCGCAGGACGATCACACCAACGCGATCCTGCTCTACGTCGAGGCCGTCAGGGATGCGCGCAAGTTCATGTCGGCCGCGCGCGCCGCGGCACGGCTCAAGCCCCTGATCGTCGTGAAAGCGGGCCGGGTAGCGCAAGGTGCCAAGGCCGCAGCCACCCATACGGGAGCGCTCGCCGGTTCGGACGCCGTCTATGACGCGGCGTTCCGCCGGGCCGGCATGCTGCGTGTGTATGATCTTCGCGAATTGTTCGACTGCGCCGAGTTGCTTGGCCGCGGCTTCGTTCCGCGCGGCAACCGCCTGTCGATCCTGACCAATGGCGGCGGGCTCGGCATCCTCGCGATCGATCGGCTCGTTGAGCTCGGCGGCGTTCCTGCAAGCCTGGCGACGGAGACGATTGCGGCACTCGATCGGGTTCTGCCGCAAGGCTGGTCTCGCGCCAACCCCGTCGATATCTCCGGCGATGCCGACGCTACCCGCTACGCGGCCGCACTCGGCGCGCTGCTTGAGGACGCCAACAGCGACGCCGTGCTGGTCATGAACGTGGAAACGGCTGTTGCGCCGGCCGAAGCGATCGCCGAAGCGGTCACGCGGTGTGTTGGCGACCGCCGAGCCAGGAACAGCGAGGTAGCCGCACTGGTACTTGCGTCGTGGGATGGTGCCGACGCGCGCACCGCGGCGACCTTCGAGCGGGCGCGAGTCCCGCATTTCCCGACCGAGGATGATGCCGTGCGCGCCTTCATGTATCTGGTGAGATACCGCGATGCCTCCATCGCGCTGGCCGCAACGCCGCCCAGCAGCGCCTCGACGTTTGCGCCGCGCACGGCGGCGGCGCGGCACGTAATCGCGAAGGCTCTATCCGAGGGGCGGGAATGGCTCGATCCGGTCGAGATCGTCGCGCTGTTCGAGGCTTACGATATTCCGATCGTTCCGACCGTCGTGGCCGGCGATGCCGACGATGCCGTGGACAAGGCAGCGCCCTTCCTGGCGCAAGGGCTTGCCGTGGCGGTGAAGCTGTTCTCGCGCGACATCAGGCACAAGTCGGACATCGGCGGCGTCGTTCTCGGCCTGCGGACTCGCGAAAGCGTCGCACAGGCGGCCAGGACGGTGCTGACGCGCGCTCGTGCCGCGCGTCCGGATGCCGCCCTGCAAGGTCTGACGATCCAGCCGATGATCGAGCGGCGGGCGGCACGTGAGCTGATCCTTGGCATTGCCGACGATCCGACCTTTGGTCCGGTGATCGTGTTTGGCCGCGGCGGGACCGCGGTCGAGGTGATCGACGACAAGGCGCTGGCGCTGCCACCCCTCGACATGAACCTGGCGCGCGACCTCGTGGGGCGCACGCGGGTCTCACGGCTGCTTGCCGCCTACCGCGACGTACCCGCCGTTCCGGAAGATGTCGTCCCGCTCACCCTCGTCAAGCTGGCGCAGATGGCCGCCGATATTCCCGAAGTTGCGGAGCTCGATATCAATCCGCTGCTGGCGGACGAAACCGGCGTACTGGCTCTCGACGCGCGGGTGGCGGTCCGCAAGCCGGCGCGGCTGTTCGCCGGTCAGACGCGACTCGCAGTGCGACCCTACCCGTCGCAGTGGGAGGGCGAGCTTGCCCTAAGGGAAGGCTCGCGCGTCGTGGTGCGGCCGTTGCGGCCGGAAGATGAGCCCATGGTCGAGAGCTTCTTCAAGCGAGTGACCGCCGAGGATCTCAGGCTTCGCTTCTTCCAGGCGATGAAGAATTTCTCGCACGCGTTCATTGCGCGGCTGACCCAACTCGACTACGCGCGTGCGATGGCCTTTGCGGCGCTGGATCCAACTACGGGTGCTATGGTTGGAGCGGTCCAGCTTCATTCCGACTCGCTCTATGAGAATGCCGAGTACGCTATCCTCTTGCAGTCTGATCTCAAGGGCAAAGGGCTTGGATGGGCGCTGATGCAGCTCCTGATCCGTTATGCGAAGTCGGAAGGGCTGAAGCGGCTGTCTGGCGAAGTGCTGGCCGAGAACAGCACCATGTTGAGCATGTGCCATGAGATCGGATTCACGGCGGCCACAGAGCCGACCGACCACAGGATCGTCAATGTCGTTCTCGACCTCTCCCTTCCGGTGGTGGATGCCTTGGGCGTCGGCATCCTGATCGGGCCCAGTGCAATCAGAGCGGCGTGACGGCGACGACCCGGTAAGGATGCATGCCGTCCGCCTCACGGACGGAGACATATTCGCCGACCCGAAAGGGCTCGCTGCCGAAATGAAACCCGGCTTCATCGGCGGTGGCGCCGGCCACGTCATAGTGAAAGCGCCAGCTGTCGGCCGGTCCATGCACGAGGTGGCCGAGCTGATCGTCTTCGCCCGGCCGTTGGCGGACGACGCGGCACGCGTCGCGATGGGCTCTCCAGGTCTCGACATCGATCCGCGATGCCGTGTCGAGCGGGGCGACGATGACATAGCCGATCGCGGACGCACCCTCGGGATGATCGTGCTCGCGGGCGCGCTCGAGCCGGACCTGCCTGAACGAGTGCGGCAACGCAGTGTTTTGCAAAGGTTTGAAGGCGGCGCGATTCATCTGAAATCTCCCGAGCACGCCCGAGGCTGCCGGGCAATCTGCCAAATCATAAGGCCGCCGCGTGCCAAGCCGTTGATCTCGGTCAAGCGCATTCCGGGGCACGGTGAGGCCGGTTGCGCTGGGTCAAACACAGGCGTCTCCAGCCCCCTAAGGTGAGCTGCAAATTGGAGTCAGAATCGTGCTCAATGCCCCAGCCCTGATAGCGAATGCGAGCGATCCGCGCGTGCTCATCGCATGTGGGGCTTGGAACGTTGCCAATGTCGAGGCGCTGGAGCGGCTGTGCGCGCACGCCGTGCGTGCCGATATCGGCTCGATCGATGTACGGCGTGTCACCGCGCTCGACACCGTCGGCGCCTGGCTGCTTGAAAGGTTGGCCCGCGGCGGCACGACCAGAGCGGTCCTCACCGGCGCCGACGGTCCGTACGGCGACCTGCTGGAAGAGGTGCGGGGGCTGAACCGTTCCGGCCCCGCCGAACGCAGATCGGTCAACCCCGTGCTGGAGAGGCTTGATCAGCTCGGCCGCGGCGGCAGGCGGCTGGCGTCCGAGTCGGCGGCATTCCTGCATATGCTAGGCGCCTTCAGCGCAGCGCTGCTTGGCATTTTCAGGCATCCGCGATCGTTCCGATTGACGTCGACCGTCTATCAGCTCGGCCGGGTGGGCTGGCAGGCGGTGCCGATCATGGTGCTGATCACGTTCCTGATCGGCGCCATTATTGCTCAGCAAGGCATCTTCCACTTCCGCCGCT
This Bradyrhizobium sp. CCBAU 53421 DNA region includes the following protein-coding sequences:
- a CDS encoding AAA family ATPase; amino-acid sequence: MTPTSSTETATGETGQAAVLSFLARSGEPNAPIKRIDTHCSIVFLEPSRVLKIKRAVKLPYLDFSTLEKRRRACEDEIAINKRHAPAIYRRVIPITRGRDGLAVGGPGPVVEWAVEMARFDENETLDHLAERDAIRPELGERLAAILLESHRELIGSDGSHWLKSLPIIIDRNTEQFRAEPALPREEIDRLHELSHLSLARNLEPLRLRAAAGQVRHCHGDAHLGNIVLLDGEPVLFDAIEFDPDIATTDVLYDLAFPLMDLLHFGRETMANRLFNGYMQTAWDTQSGALCLLPLFLSMRAAIRANVLFTKARQHQLDQAIAAQARRYFELARRLIEPEPRRLVAVGGKSGTGKSVLARDMAHLIAPPPGALVLRSDVIRKQLSHVAEHATLAPETYTPDASDRVYQAMLDRAAHTLGQGVSVILDAAFLKPEERDAAKAVARDAKVDFRGIFLTAGRATRLHRVASRQNDASDATSDVVLIQDSIETGMIDWDIVDASGTPSTTLERSTSRLLATPTNRASGTSPKGNS
- a CDS encoding zinc-dependent alcohol dehydrogenase family protein, which translates into the protein MHAMILPARGARLQYTERPDPIPGLGEVRVKINACGVCRTDLHVVDGELPDIAYPIVPGHEVVGRIDAIGEGVDGLHLGARVGVPWLGSTCGHCPYCREGKENLCDAPLFTGYTRDGGFATHLVADARYCFPLGEDGEDAELAPLLCAGLIGWRSLVMAGDGRKLGIYGFGAAGHIVAQVARWQGREVYAFTRAGDTEAQRLALSLGACWAGASEDRPPDELDAAIIYAPIGPLVPLALRTLRKGGRVVCAGIHMSDIPSFPYDILWSERQIVSVANLTRQDGVGFLKTAARAGIRTHVTIFPLDQANEALARLRDGKLVGAAVLKP
- a CDS encoding HPP family protein — encoded protein: MYEFLQETVASNMTRSVRSVAPEMTVGDLYRLFAKNDYDAYPVLRDDVVVGFVTKLDALKVFACPVDHMLPRYDDRMGTTVDEIMSSDVIAVEPDTNLQRVLQLMVAHRLKSLPVIDKYHHLVGIIAREDVMRALARCTKRQAPPLVPCETVRCLRLV
- a CDS encoding bifunctional acetate--CoA ligase family protein/GNAT family N-acetyltransferase; its protein translation is MSTFGLDRVLSPRSVALVGGSSRPSSLGLAVLTNLKACGFAGRIAVVNPNYTAIDGEITSPDLKSLPFVPDLVAITAPAAAIPGIISDAAAVGVAGAVILSAGLGHGAGSLAETVAQTARRHGMRLIGPNCLGVMVPRAKLNASFAAHQPAEGRLALISQSGAVAAAMIEWAAERRLGFSGIASIGDQLDVDVADLLDYFAQDDHTNAILLYVEAVRDARKFMSAARAAARLKPLIVVKAGRVAQGAKAAATHTGALAGSDAVYDAAFRRAGMLRVYDLRELFDCAELLGRGFVPRGNRLSILTNGGGLGILAIDRLVELGGVPASLATETIAALDRVLPQGWSRANPVDISGDADATRYAAALGALLEDANSDAVLVMNVETAVAPAEAIAEAVTRCVGDRRARNSEVAALVLASWDGADARTAATFERARVPHFPTEDDAVRAFMYLVRYRDASIALAATPPSSASTFAPRTAAARHVIAKALSEGREWLDPVEIVALFEAYDIPIVPTVVAGDADDAVDKAAPFLAQGLAVAVKLFSRDIRHKSDIGGVVLGLRTRESVAQAARTVLTRARAARPDAALQGLTIQPMIERRAARELILGIADDPTFGPVIVFGRGGTAVEVIDDKALALPPLDMNLARDLVGRTRVSRLLAAYRDVPAVPEDVVPLTLVKLAQMAADIPEVAELDINPLLADETGVLALDARVAVRKPARLFAGQTRLAVRPYPSQWEGELALREGSRVVVRPLRPEDEPMVESFFKRVTAEDLRLRFFQAMKNFSHAFIARLTQLDYARAMAFAALDPTTGAMVGAVQLHSDSLYENAEYAILLQSDLKGKGLGWALMQLLIRYAKSEGLKRLSGEVLAENSTMLSMCHEIGFTAATEPTDHRIVNVVLDLSLPVVDALGVGILIGPSAIRAA
- a CDS encoding ABC transporter permease translates to MLNAPALIANASDPRVLIACGAWNVANVEALERLCAHAVRADIGSIDVRRVTALDTVGAWLLERLARGGTTRAVLTGADGPYGDLLEEVRGLNRSGPAERRSVNPVLERLDQLGRGGRRLASESAAFLHMLGAFSAALLGIFRHPRSFRLTSTVYQLGRVGWQAVPIMVLITFLIGAIIAQQGIFHFRRFGAESYVVDMVGILVLREIGVLIVAIMVAGRSGSAYTAEIGAMKMREEIDALSTMGLDPVAVLILPRILALVVALPILAFLGSLAALYGGGLIAWLYGGMSPAIFIARLHDAVSVTHFEVGIIKAPFMALVIGLVAAVEGLSVKGSAESLGQQTTASVVKSIFLVIVLDGLFAVFFASIGM